A genomic segment from Triticum dicoccoides isolate Atlit2015 ecotype Zavitan chromosome 1A, WEW_v2.0, whole genome shotgun sequence encodes:
- the LOC119363828 gene encoding protein LNK4-like, whose protein sequence is MSSMSCYTLAEGGSIFPSGDELAGNQKTEQGNYWTQWNSRLSDDLNTTSLYSDEHENGIEQCFDDAEEHERSSQQERSSACPRVASSDCSTGPSEEHSEGPAPLELQHSKETNDIFLSQFSDDEMRMMDAPFQALDMFPGSMHRLLSYENMLSGVLTDSQNQETNPGHNEMDTMDTCGFPLFSHDLQNDPSSADGSLQTLLSASQDKAEVSTMKRSRSVADIESSSNGEVAVLEELEDVMFQLTKKTRVCLRDAFYRLAESSEAQCTAVNGGTLTCSNEQSFQQSEGTESSTSTSDRAERETNAIDRTVAILAFKPACSAAWE, encoded by the exons ATGAGTAGCATGTCGTGTTATACCCTGGCAGAAGGTGGAAGCATCTTCCCATCTGGCGACGAACTCGCCGGGAATCAAAAGACAGAGCAAGGAAATTACTGGACACAATGGAATTCAAGGCTATCTGATGATTTGAACACAACAAGCCTATACTCAGACGAGCATGAGAATGGCATCGAGCAATGTTTCGACGACGCCGAGGAACATGAGAGGAGCAGCCAACAGGAGAGGTCTTCAGCATGTCCCAGAGTTGCATCTTCAGATTGCAGCACAGGGCCTTCAGAAGAACATTCTGAGGGGCCAGCGCCGTTGGAACTACAACACTCCAAGGAAACAAACGACATCTTCTT GAGTCAATTTTCAGATGATGAAATGAGGATGATGGATGCGCCGTTTCAGGCACTTGATATGTTCCCTGGCTCCATGCACAGGCTGCTGTCCTATGAGAACATGCTGAGTGGAGTATTGACTGATTCTCAAAATCAAGAAACAAATCCGGGTCATAATGAAATGGACACCATGGATACTTGCGGCTTTCCTTTGTTCAGCCATGACTTGCAAAATGATCCTAGCAGCGCTGATGGCAGCTTACAAACACTACTGAGTGCCTCCCAGGACAAG GCTGAGGTGAGCACCATGAAGAGGAGTAGATCAGTGGCCGATATAGAGAGCTCCTCCAACGGGGAAGTAGCAGTGCTTGAGGAACTTGAAGATGTCATGTTTCAG CTGACAAAGAAGACACGTGTATGCCTCCGTGACGCTTTCTACAGGCTGGCTGAAAGCTCGGAAGCGCAGTGCACTGCTGTAAATGGAGGAACACTGACATGCTCAAACGAGCAAAGTTTTCAGCAATCAGAGGGCACCGAATCTAG CACCTCGACATCAGACCGTGCAGAACGGGAGACGAACGCGATAGACAGAACCGTGGCAATCCTTGCGTTCAAGCCGGCTTGCTCAGCTGCATGGGAATGA